The following are from one region of the Salinirussus salinus genome:
- a CDS encoding cupredoxin domain-containing protein: MTDPHDQSSTDDWPETDARVARRTVLKAAGASAALLGTTGVAAQSRPSEDTPGEGTPGHGPPDGGEGGKTSDSPAALDPLFGKPSAGPNPCGGDAGPDCFEDISPTPDYEVELHIDLPGLLFAVVEQELLSVETLNSINEDVADGEVTPGNLHNPRTELEVEQPDGSTTGVTVEGVARLLAGTVGFHFEPAGLHVEPGSVVLFSAETPDHGVAPYHARHGRQNRVPDGVGPFASPLIPVGGYWLFCFSTPGVYDCYCPPHDPFGMVFRVVVSDGEGVPDPNVENTGRPPPGANELPSVLGGLDPNVPSSLAALNSEALAPATIVEDGAVSWETVVASHRSDG, translated from the coding sequence ATGACAGATCCCCATGACCAGTCATCGACCGACGACTGGCCGGAGACTGACGCCCGCGTCGCGCGTCGAACCGTTCTGAAAGCAGCGGGCGCCTCCGCGGCACTGCTCGGGACGACCGGCGTCGCCGCCCAGTCCAGGCCGTCGGAGGATACGCCAGGGGAGGGGACGCCTGGGCACGGACCACCTGACGGCGGGGAGGGCGGGAAGACGTCGGACTCCCCGGCGGCGCTCGACCCGCTGTTCGGCAAGCCCTCTGCCGGCCCGAACCCCTGTGGCGGGGACGCTGGCCCGGACTGCTTCGAGGACATCTCACCGACGCCGGACTACGAGGTCGAACTCCACATCGACCTGCCCGGCCTCCTCTTCGCGGTCGTCGAACAGGAACTGCTCTCGGTGGAGACACTCAACAGCATCAACGAGGACGTGGCCGACGGCGAGGTCACGCCGGGAAACCTCCACAATCCGAGGACGGAGCTCGAGGTCGAACAGCCCGACGGAAGCACCACGGGGGTCACCGTCGAGGGAGTCGCCCGACTGCTCGCAGGCACCGTCGGCTTCCACTTCGAGCCCGCCGGACTCCACGTCGAGCCCGGCTCGGTAGTGCTGTTCAGCGCCGAGACGCCCGACCACGGCGTCGCTCCCTACCACGCACGCCACGGCCGGCAGAACCGGGTCCCCGACGGGGTCGGACCGTTCGCCTCGCCGCTGATTCCCGTCGGTGGCTACTGGCTGTTTTGCTTCTCGACGCCGGGGGTCTACGACTGTTACTGTCCGCCACACGACCCCTTCGGGATGGTGTTCCGGGTCGTCGTCTCCGATGGAGAGGGGGTCCCCGACCCGAACGTCGAAAACACCGGCCGGCCCCCGCCCGGCGCGAACGAGCTGCCGTCGGTGCTGGGCGGCCTGGACCCGAACGTCCCGAGTTCCCTGGCGGCGCTGAACTCGGAGGCACTCGCACCGGCTACCATCGTGGAGGACGGTGCCGTCTCCTGGGAGACGGTCGTCGCCTCCCACCGATCGGACGGCTGA
- the sucC gene encoding ADP-forming succinate--CoA ligase subunit beta gives MKLHEYQAKEVFADAGIPTPSSALATTVDEAVDAAGEIGYPVAIKAQVQVGGRGKAGGIKLVESDEEAREAADAILGMDLKGYHVDRVLVEEAVDFTNELYVGVTMDRGEGEPVAMVSTRGGVNIEEVAAEDPDAIAREHIDPAFGMHPFQARKAVYDAGVDREVANDVAGVLQTLYELWDEKDGADAEINPLMVTADDEVIAADAVMNIDDDALFRQPDLAEMEEEAAEDDLEAKANEYGFDYVRLSGNVGIIGNGAGLVMTTLDLVDYYGGEPANFLDIGGGAQAERVANALDMVFSDGNVDAVVFNIFGGITRGDEVANGINSALEQFEEIPKPVIVRLAGTRSEEGMEILNTDLVQVEETLEAAVQAAVAAADEEVEE, from the coding sequence ATGAAACTGCACGAGTATCAGGCGAAGGAGGTGTTCGCGGACGCCGGGATCCCGACGCCGTCCTCGGCGCTGGCGACGACCGTCGACGAGGCGGTCGACGCGGCGGGGGAGATCGGCTATCCGGTCGCGATCAAGGCGCAGGTACAGGTCGGCGGCCGCGGGAAGGCCGGCGGGATCAAACTCGTCGAGAGCGACGAGGAGGCCCGCGAGGCCGCCGACGCGATCCTGGGGATGGACCTCAAGGGCTACCACGTCGACCGCGTCCTCGTCGAGGAAGCCGTCGACTTCACGAACGAACTCTACGTGGGCGTGACGATGGACCGGGGCGAGGGCGAGCCCGTGGCGATGGTCTCGACCCGCGGCGGCGTCAACATCGAGGAAGTCGCGGCCGAGGACCCCGACGCCATCGCCCGCGAGCATATCGACCCCGCCTTCGGGATGCATCCGTTTCAGGCCCGCAAGGCGGTCTACGACGCCGGCGTCGACCGCGAGGTGGCAAACGACGTGGCGGGCGTCCTCCAGACGCTGTACGAGCTCTGGGACGAGAAGGACGGCGCCGACGCGGAGATCAACCCGCTGATGGTCACCGCCGACGACGAGGTCATCGCCGCCGACGCCGTGATGAACATCGACGACGACGCCCTCTTTCGCCAGCCCGACCTCGCGGAGATGGAGGAGGAAGCTGCGGAGGACGACCTCGAGGCCAAGGCCAACGAGTACGGCTTCGACTACGTCCGGCTCTCGGGCAACGTCGGCATCATCGGCAACGGCGCCGGCCTCGTGATGACGACGCTTGACCTGGTGGACTACTACGGCGGCGAACCCGCCAACTTCCTCGACATCGGCGGCGGCGCTCAGGCCGAGCGGGTCGCCAACGCGCTCGACATGGTCTTCTCCGACGGGAACGTCGACGCCGTCGTGTTCAACATCTTCGGCGGCATCACCCGCGGCGACGAAGTCGCGAACGGGATCAACAGCGCGCTCGAACAGTTCGAGGAGATCCCCAAGCCGGTGATCGTCCGGCTCGCGGGGACCCGCTCGGAGGAAGGCATGGAGATACTCAACACTGACCTCGTGCAGGTAGAGGAGACACTGGAAGCAGCCGTCCAGGCCGCCGTCGCGGCCGCCGACGAGGAGGTGGAAGAATGA
- the sucD gene encoding succinate--CoA ligase subunit alpha, whose product MSVLVDSETRVVVQGITGGEGKFHTEQMLEYGTNVVAGAVPGRGGQEVAGVPVYDTVHEAAREEDADASVVFVPPAFAGDACFEALDSPVDLVVTITEGIPTQDMSRVYRKLRETDAHMVGPNCPGVITPGESKLGILPGNIFSSGNVGLVSRSGTLTYQVVDNLTDRGLGQSTAIGIGGDPIIGTDFIGALELFEADPDTHAVVMCGEIGGEDEEEAARFIGEHMDTPVAGFIAGRTAPPGKRMGHAGAIVSGSGTGTADSKITALENNGVPVGDTPEEVADHVEDLL is encoded by the coding sequence ATGAGCGTGCTCGTCGACTCCGAGACCCGTGTCGTGGTCCAGGGCATCACGGGCGGTGAGGGGAAGTTCCACACCGAGCAGATGCTCGAGTACGGCACCAACGTCGTCGCGGGCGCGGTCCCGGGACGTGGCGGCCAGGAGGTCGCGGGCGTCCCCGTCTACGACACCGTCCACGAGGCCGCCCGCGAGGAGGACGCCGACGCCTCCGTGGTCTTCGTCCCGCCGGCCTTCGCCGGGGACGCCTGCTTCGAGGCGCTCGACTCGCCGGTCGACCTGGTGGTGACGATCACCGAGGGGATCCCGACCCAGGACATGAGTCGCGTCTACCGGAAGCTCCGGGAGACCGACGCCCACATGGTCGGCCCGAACTGCCCCGGCGTCATCACGCCCGGCGAGTCCAAGCTGGGGATCCTGCCGGGCAACATCTTCTCCTCGGGTAACGTCGGCTTAGTCTCCCGCTCCGGCACCCTCACATATCAGGTTGTGGACAACCTCACCGACCGCGGGCTCGGCCAGTCGACCGCCATCGGCATCGGCGGCGACCCGATCATCGGCACCGACTTCATCGGCGCCCTCGAACTCTTCGAGGCCGACCCCGACACGCACGCGGTCGTGATGTGCGGGGAGATCGGCGGCGAGGACGAGGAGGAAGCGGCCCGCTTCATCGGCGAGCACATGGACACGCCGGTCGCGGGCTTCATCGCCGGCCGCACCGCGCCGCCGGGCAAGCGGATGGGCCACGCCGGCGCCATCGTCTCCGGCTCCGGCACCGGCACGGCGGACTCGAAGATCACCGCACTCGAGAACAACGGCGTTCCCGTGGGCGACACGCCCGAAGAAGTGGCCGACCACGTCGAGGACCTGCTGTAG
- a CDS encoding HVO_2901 family zinc finger protein: MTHTCRDCKRTFSSELELELHRDTCSEGQLICDSCGERFAERSATTDGWHYRCPNEDCDGAGIGEDIHKVQDVRLEA; this comes from the coding sequence ATGACTCATACCTGTCGCGACTGCAAGCGGACGTTCAGCTCCGAGCTCGAACTCGAACTCCACCGGGACACCTGCTCGGAGGGCCAGCTGATCTGTGACTCCTGTGGCGAGCGGTTCGCGGAGCGGTCGGCCACGACCGACGGCTGGCACTATCGATGTCCCAACGAGGACTGTGACGGTGCCGGGATCGGCGAGGACATCCACAAGGTACAGGACGTACGACTGGAAGCCTGA
- a CDS encoding SRPBCC family protein: MERRRTPGGRRLAVTREVGADRETVWDLLTDTERWPEWGPSVRAVECDRRYIQAGTTGRVRVPGGIWLPFAVATCRDYRWTWRVARVPATGHFVEPAEGIKKGTCRVGFELPLYAVGYAPVCRRALDRIADLAEG, encoded by the coding sequence ATGGAACGCCGACGGACGCCCGGCGGGCGCCGGCTCGCGGTCACCCGCGAGGTCGGCGCCGACCGCGAGACAGTCTGGGACCTGCTGACGGACACGGAGCGGTGGCCCGAGTGGGGGCCGTCGGTGCGCGCGGTCGAGTGCGACCGCCGCTACATCCAGGCGGGGACGACCGGTCGCGTCCGCGTGCCGGGCGGTATCTGGCTCCCGTTCGCGGTGGCGACCTGCCGGGACTACCGATGGACCTGGCGCGTCGCGCGCGTGCCGGCCACCGGTCACTTCGTCGAGCCGGCGGAGGGAATCAAAAAGGGCACCTGTCGCGTCGGGTTCGAACTGCCGCTGTACGCCGTCGGCTACGCACCGGTCTGTCGCCGGGCGCTGGACCGGATCGCCGACCTCGCGGAGGGGTGA
- a CDS encoding ABC transporter ATP-binding protein: protein MIEARDLRKEYGGFAAVEGSTFSVEAGEVFGVVGPNGAGKTTTLKMLAGLLEPTSGTATVAGYDAGETEMRTRLGFLPEESPLYEEMTPLSYLRFFADLYDVPRDIATERIHGTLDELDLDHRERQLGDMSKGMKRKVAIARSLVNDPDVLIYDEPASGLDPLTTNYIIEFTEKLAEEGKTVVFSAHNLFHVESICDRVAIMNEGEIVARGDLAELQAEHGETRYHVYTSVEVPDSVRENGRYRRVVGSMDAVDGIREAAEAAGGRVEDIRTEESSLEEVFLNVAEDGASAGSHSDTDRRGDAPAGERRPDPGSEEV, encoded by the coding sequence ATGATAGAGGCCCGGGACCTGCGCAAGGAGTACGGCGGCTTCGCCGCCGTCGAGGGGAGCACGTTCTCGGTCGAGGCCGGCGAGGTGTTCGGCGTCGTCGGTCCCAACGGGGCGGGCAAGACGACGACGCTGAAGATGCTCGCAGGCCTGCTCGAACCCACCTCCGGGACCGCCACCGTCGCCGGCTACGACGCCGGCGAGACGGAGATGCGTACCCGGCTCGGCTTTCTGCCCGAGGAGTCACCGCTGTACGAGGAGATGACGCCCCTGTCGTACCTCCGGTTTTTCGCCGACCTCTACGACGTGCCCCGCGACATCGCCACCGAGCGGATCCACGGAACGCTGGACGAACTCGACCTGGACCACCGCGAGCGCCAGCTCGGCGACATGTCCAAGGGGATGAAACGGAAGGTCGCCATCGCCCGCTCGCTGGTCAACGACCCCGACGTGCTGATCTACGACGAGCCCGCCAGCGGGCTGGACCCGCTCACCACGAACTACATCATCGAGTTCACCGAGAAACTCGCCGAGGAGGGCAAGACGGTCGTCTTCTCGGCACACAACCTCTTTCACGTCGAGTCGATCTGCGACCGGGTGGCGATCATGAACGAGGGAGAGATCGTCGCCCGCGGCGACCTCGCGGAACTGCAGGCCGAGCACGGGGAGACACGGTACCACGTCTACACGAGCGTCGAGGTGCCGGACAGCGTCCGGGAGAACGGCCGGTACCGCCGCGTCGTTGGGAGCATGGACGCCGTCGACGGGATCCGGGAGGCAGCCGAGGCCGCCGGCGGGCGCGTCGAGGATATCCGCACCGAGGAGTCGAGTCTGGAGGAGGTCTTCCTCAACGTCGCCGAGGACGGGGCCAGCGCCGGTAGCCACAGTGACACCGACCGGCGGGGTGACGCGCCGGCCGGGGAGCGCCGACCGGACCCGGGGAGCGAGGAGGTCTGA
- a CDS encoding PrsW family intramembrane metalloprotease yields the protein MHPRKLLRIARWEVTKNAGGVDRRTLAVAVGALLLLGALAPVIAGSGVAVDRGIYRVGVAPDSPYHPVAAGDDTFAVRGPEPEALREGDLDLLVTGADPVTVRPAPDAKGRAAAAEFRSAVEAYNDAQLQREGENATAAFPVSVTLTYEDRTAGAVTAGGGSGDAGSGTAPGGGGGDGDAGGDAGSSGSGGGGPGEGGGNSGASGAGGTSGVGGALGNLGSGSSSTTDPSTIAPPFPFESLVLAFVFVVPLNFLIQAYGSTFLSERLNRRGELLLVSPVTRLDIIAGKTLPYFLGAMALEAAIAVGLTYLATGSLGGLVSVLAVAPLVLLFLAATFLGAMFARSFKELTFLTVTTTVTLTSYAFVPAVFTNAGPVALISPLTIVVRDLQGQAVSLLEFAFSTLPPLLTAAVLFGLGAGLYREEDMFAQRSVPLKVLDALAGPVRKRWHVGALTALLIPFVFVLELLAVAFLFALGELSIPLVLVAVAVIEEVAKSLHVYASFEHGRFERTARAGLLVGAISGVGFFLAEKLTAIAQAVGLDAVPTGEAALRTGLIQGADPVVLLVASLALPLLLHVVTAAISAAGASRSRRAYAAALAVAIAVHLAYNLAIFGAVVGRV from the coding sequence ATGCACCCGCGCAAGCTGTTGCGCATCGCCCGCTGGGAGGTGACGAAAAACGCCGGCGGGGTCGACCGCCGCACGCTCGCCGTCGCGGTCGGTGCGTTGCTCCTGCTGGGCGCGCTCGCGCCGGTCATCGCCGGCAGCGGCGTCGCGGTCGACCGCGGTATCTACCGCGTCGGGGTCGCCCCCGACAGCCCCTACCATCCCGTCGCCGCGGGCGACGACACCTTCGCGGTCCGCGGCCCCGAGCCCGAGGCGCTCCGGGAGGGCGACCTCGACCTGCTGGTGACAGGGGCTGACCCGGTGACGGTCCGGCCGGCTCCCGACGCGAAGGGCCGGGCGGCGGCCGCGGAGTTCCGGTCCGCCGTGGAGGCATACAACGACGCACAGCTGCAACGCGAGGGCGAGAACGCGACCGCCGCGTTCCCGGTGTCGGTCACCCTGACCTACGAGGACCGGACCGCCGGCGCGGTCACGGCGGGCGGCGGCAGCGGTGACGCTGGCAGCGGTACCGCACCCGGTGGTGGCGGCGGGGACGGCGACGCTGGTGGTGACGCGGGCAGCTCCGGCTCCGGCGGGGGCGGACCCGGGGAGGGCGGGGGCAACTCGGGCGCGAGCGGCGCAGGCGGTACGAGCGGCGTGGGTGGCGCTCTCGGGAACCTCGGGTCCGGCAGCAGTTCCACGACCGACCCCTCGACCATCGCTCCCCCCTTCCCCTTCGAGTCGCTCGTGCTCGCCTTCGTTTTCGTCGTCCCCCTCAATTTCCTGATCCAGGCCTACGGCTCGACCTTCCTTTCGGAGCGGCTGAACCGCCGCGGGGAGTTGCTGCTCGTCTCGCCGGTGACCCGACTCGACATCATCGCCGGGAAGACGCTGCCGTACTTCCTGGGAGCGATGGCGCTGGAGGCGGCCATCGCGGTCGGCCTCACGTACCTCGCGACCGGCTCGCTCGGCGGGCTCGTCTCCGTGCTCGCCGTCGCGCCGCTCGTTCTCCTCTTTCTCGCGGCCACCTTCCTCGGGGCGATGTTCGCCCGCTCGTTCAAGGAGCTCACCTTCCTTACCGTGACGACCACGGTCACGCTGACGAGCTACGCCTTCGTCCCCGCGGTCTTCACCAATGCCGGTCCGGTCGCGCTCATCTCGCCGCTGACCATCGTGGTGCGGGACCTCCAGGGCCAGGCGGTCTCCCTGCTCGAGTTCGCTTTCTCGACGCTGCCGCCGCTGCTGACCGCCGCGGTTCTGTTCGGGCTCGGCGCCGGACTCTACCGCGAGGAGGACATGTTCGCCCAGCGGTCGGTCCCGCTGAAGGTGCTCGACGCGCTGGCCGGCCCCGTCCGCAAGCGCTGGCACGTCGGCGCCCTGACCGCCCTCCTGATCCCCTTCGTCTTCGTGCTCGAACTGCTCGCGGTCGCCTTCCTGTTCGCGCTCGGCGAACTCTCCATCCCGCTGGTGCTCGTTGCCGTCGCGGTCATCGAGGAGGTGGCGAAGAGCCTCCACGTCTACGCCAGCTTCGAACACGGGCGCTTCGAGCGGACCGCGCGGGCGGGCCTGCTCGTCGGCGCCATCAGCGGCGTCGGCTTCTTCCTGGCGGAGAAGCTGACGGCCATCGCGCAGGCGGTCGGCCTCGACGCGGTCCCCACCGGCGAGGCGGCCCTGAGGACCGGCCTGATCCAGGGCGCCGACCCCGTCGTGTTGCTCGTCGCCTCCCTCGCCCTCCCGCTGCTGTTACACGTCGTCACCGCAGCCATCTCGGCGGCCGGTGCGAGCCGGAGCCGCCGGGCCTACGCCGCTGCGCTCGCGGTCGCCATCGCGGTCCACCTCGCCTACAATCTCGCTATCTTCGGGGCGGTGGTCGGCCGTGTCTGA
- a CDS encoding ABC transporter permease produces the protein MSDLLSSPRATIARRDLASLRSEKTIVLALLIQLFIAAFSSFLVVGLTSLYDPGSVQGGGVDVGVSGEAREELVAAASEVEGVATSTYADPETARSQFQGGRLDAVLVAEYTDAGDGRRIAVTATVPDGNVRTTLVVVQLRSVLTQLERDERTDRVDHLQFRPLDLPEEADASPYFGFTYTVLVPLLLFLPPFISGSVAVDTLTEEFERGTLELLRVAPVSLTDIVDAKAAAMILLAPVQAGAWLLLLGVNGITVGSPLALLAMVAAIATVLVALGLGLGLVTRDRRKAQLLYSVVALLVFGAAALLPEHPAATVARLAVGSATPSTFAHVAGFLALAVVGAVALRTYAGRVDVEALG, from the coding sequence GTGTCTGACCTGCTCTCCTCGCCGCGGGCGACCATCGCGAGGCGGGACCTGGCCTCGCTGCGCAGCGAGAAGACCATCGTCCTTGCACTCTTGATCCAGCTCTTTATCGCCGCCTTCTCCTCGTTTCTGGTCGTGGGTCTCACCTCGCTGTACGACCCCGGCTCCGTCCAGGGCGGCGGGGTCGACGTCGGGGTCAGCGGCGAGGCCCGGGAGGAGCTGGTGGCCGCCGCCAGCGAGGTCGAGGGGGTCGCGACCTCGACGTACGCCGACCCCGAGACAGCCCGCTCGCAGTTCCAGGGCGGCCGGCTCGACGCAGTCCTGGTCGCCGAATACACGGACGCCGGGGACGGCAGGCGGATTGCGGTCACGGCCACCGTCCCCGACGGCAACGTCCGGACGACGCTCGTGGTCGTCCAGCTCCGGTCGGTCCTGACCCAGCTCGAGCGCGACGAGCGGACCGACCGGGTCGACCACCTCCAGTTCCGGCCGCTCGACCTGCCGGAGGAAGCCGACGCCAGCCCCTACTTCGGCTTTACCTACACCGTTCTCGTCCCCCTGTTGCTCTTTTTGCCGCCCTTCATCAGCGGCTCCGTGGCCGTCGACACCCTCACCGAGGAGTTCGAGCGCGGGACCCTCGAGCTGCTCCGGGTCGCGCCGGTCTCGCTGACCGACATCGTGGACGCGAAAGCCGCCGCGATGATACTGCTCGCGCCGGTCCAGGCCGGGGCCTGGCTGCTCCTGCTGGGGGTCAACGGGATCACCGTCGGGAGCCCGCTGGCCCTGCTGGCGATGGTGGCCGCTATCGCGACTGTCCTCGTCGCACTGGGGCTGGGGCTGGGGCTGGTGACCCGGGACCGCCGCAAGGCACAGCTGCTGTACTCGGTCGTTGCCCTGCTGGTCTTCGGGGCCGCGGCACTGCTCCCCGAGCACCCCGCGGCGACCGTCGCCCGGCTGGCCGTCGGGAGCGCCACCCCCAGCACGTTCGCTCACGTCGCCGGCTTCCTCGCGCTCGCGGTCGTCGGTGCCGTTGCTCTCCGGACCTACGCCGGCCGGGTCGACGTCGAGGCGCTGGGCTGA
- a CDS encoding aldo/keto reductase, with product MEYTTLGDTGMEVSRICLGCMSFGSPEWREWVLDEEESKPIIDRAIDLGINFFDTANMYSVGESERVLGNALAEYDRDRMVVATKGFFRMDEDNRNSGGLSRKAIEQELDNSRERLGMDTIDLYQPHRWDYDTPIDVTLKALDDAVRREKIRYFGASSMWARQFAEALHTSDRLGLDRFMTMQNHYNLVYREEEREMLPLCEQEGVGVIPWSPLARGYLTRPHEEVDATTRGENEERLYEHPYREGGGPEVNERVQELAAEKGITMAQTALAWVLHKEWVDAPIIGTTSVEHLEDAVEALEVDLSASDIEYLEEPYEPVRVSGHR from the coding sequence ATGGAGTACACGACACTGGGCGACACCGGCATGGAGGTCAGCCGCATCTGCCTGGGCTGTATGAGCTTCGGCTCCCCGGAGTGGCGCGAGTGGGTGCTCGACGAAGAGGAGAGCAAACCGATCATCGACCGGGCCATCGACCTGGGGATCAACTTCTTCGACACCGCCAACATGTACTCGGTCGGGGAGTCCGAGCGCGTCCTCGGGAACGCCCTCGCGGAGTACGACCGCGACCGGATGGTCGTCGCCACGAAGGGCTTTTTCCGGATGGACGAGGACAACCGCAACTCCGGCGGGCTCTCCCGGAAGGCAATCGAGCAGGAACTCGACAACTCCCGCGAGCGGCTGGGGATGGACACCATCGACCTCTACCAGCCACACCGCTGGGACTACGACACGCCCATCGACGTCACCCTGAAGGCACTGGACGACGCGGTCCGCCGCGAGAAGATCCGCTACTTCGGGGCCTCCTCGATGTGGGCCCGCCAGTTCGCCGAGGCCCTGCACACCAGCGACCGGCTCGGGCTCGACCGCTTCATGACGATGCAGAACCACTACAATCTCGTCTACCGCGAGGAGGAACGGGAGATGCTCCCGCTCTGCGAGCAGGAGGGGGTGGGCGTCATTCCCTGGAGCCCGCTTGCACGGGGCTATCTCACCCGGCCCCACGAAGAGGTCGACGCCACCACGCGGGGAGAGAACGAAGAGCGGCTCTACGAACACCCCTACCGGGAGGGCGGCGGCCCCGAGGTGAACGAGCGGGTTCAGGAACTGGCCGCAGAGAAGGGGATCACGATGGCTCAGACCGCCCTCGCCTGGGTGCTACACAAGGAGTGGGTCGACGCCCCGATCATCGGCACGACCAGCGTCGAACACCTCGAGGACGCTGTCGAAGCCCTGGAGGTCGACCTCTCGGCCTCGGACATCGAGTACCTCGAAGAGCCCTACGAGCCCGTCCGGGTCTCGGGCCACCGCTAA
- a CDS encoding NAD(P)-binding protein → MSVQNTRNAVIVGGGRVGRRTAAKITERGYTVTIVEADEKKAEALSVPPSSRVVIGDGADVEVFKEANPTIADVVAGLTNDTDTNLAVCELAREVVPEATTVLRINADGEQDYAYLNHVDNIVYPAAAGASVAATQITGGHVQ, encoded by the coding sequence ATGAGCGTCCAGAACACGCGGAACGCGGTCATCGTGGGCGGCGGCCGGGTCGGCCGGCGGACGGCAGCCAAGATCACCGAGCGTGGGTACACGGTCACCATCGTCGAGGCCGACGAGAAGAAAGCGGAAGCGCTGTCGGTACCACCCTCCAGTCGGGTGGTCATCGGCGACGGGGCGGACGTCGAGGTCTTCAAGGAGGCCAACCCGACGATAGCCGACGTCGTCGCCGGGCTCACCAACGATACCGACACCAACCTCGCGGTCTGCGAACTCGCCCGCGAGGTCGTCCCGGAGGCGACGACGGTGCTGCGGATCAACGCCGACGGCGAACAGGACTACGCGTACCTGAACCACGTCGACAACATCGTCTACCCCGCGGCCGCGGGCGCGTCGGTCGCCGCCACGCAGATCACGGGCGGACACGTCCAGTGA
- a CDS encoding macro domain-containing protein: MEFSVIQGDIAAQSADVLVNAAGTSLRMGSGVAGALRRGAGGPINEEATSKGPVDLGGVAVTDAYDLDAEYVIHAAAMPHYGDGQATAESIRDATRNTLERAEELGAGSLVIPALGCGVAGFDLAEGARIICEELDRFEPDSLADVRFIAYSDEEYATLQRVADEVRGE; encoded by the coding sequence ATGGAATTCAGCGTCATCCAGGGCGACATCGCCGCACAGTCGGCGGACGTGCTGGTCAACGCCGCCGGGACGAGCCTCCGGATGGGGTCGGGGGTCGCCGGCGCGCTCCGGCGCGGTGCCGGCGGGCCGATCAACGAGGAGGCGACCTCGAAGGGGCCGGTCGACCTGGGCGGGGTCGCGGTCACCGACGCCTACGACCTCGACGCCGAGTACGTGATCCACGCGGCGGCGATGCCCCACTACGGCGACGGGCAGGCGACGGCGGAGTCGATACGCGACGCCACCCGCAACACCCTCGAACGGGCCGAGGAGCTGGGCGCCGGATCGCTGGTCATCCCGGCGCTTGGCTGTGGCGTCGCCGGGTTCGACCTCGCGGAGGGCGCCCGGATCATCTGCGAGGAACTCGACCGGTTCGAGCCCGACAGTCTGGCGGACGTCCGCTTCATCGCATACAGCGACGAGGAGTACGCGACGCTCCAGCGGGTCGCCGACGAGGTGCGGGGGGAGTAG